The proteins below are encoded in one region of Pseudomonas putida NBRC 14164:
- a CDS encoding IS110 family transposase, which translates to MAMQVGKLIVGADVAKAELVIHHDDRDEIIKVKNTKPEIKKWLKQQPLNTAIAVEATNVYHLDLVELAHSLGFEVYVIDGFQLSNYRKSVGVRVKTDPTDARLLLRNEGEDLRPWTPPPAVYGKLQSLLRRRAALVTARTAMTQSWANEALLKAAFTTFVKSIDRLDLLIQKKIKEVLREAGLHEQVARCQAVEGIGFLTATALVMAFMRGEFKSSDSYIAFLGMDLRVIDSGQKNGRRRLTKRGCSEIRRLLHNAAMSASRTATWKGLYEQHRNAGKATTQALVILARKLARVAFALMKNQDEYVTKGGKAPC; encoded by the coding sequence GTGGCAATGCAGGTTGGCAAATTGATCGTCGGTGCGGATGTCGCGAAAGCTGAGTTAGTGATTCATCACGATGATCGCGATGAGATCATCAAGGTGAAAAATACCAAACCAGAAATCAAGAAATGGCTGAAGCAACAGCCTCTCAACACGGCAATTGCTGTTGAGGCGACCAATGTTTACCACCTGGACTTGGTTGAGCTGGCCCATAGCCTGGGTTTCGAGGTCTATGTCATTGATGGATTCCAACTGAGCAACTACCGCAAAAGCGTGGGTGTACGGGTAAAAACGGACCCCACTGATGCTCGGTTGTTGTTGAGAAACGAGGGGGAAGACCTCCGCCCTTGGACTCCCCCTCCCGCCGTCTACGGCAAGCTTCAGAGCCTTCTGCGACGCCGAGCGGCCTTGGTGACTGCCCGCACGGCGATGACTCAGAGCTGGGCTAATGAAGCCCTTTTGAAAGCCGCCTTCACAACCTTTGTAAAATCGATAGACCGGCTGGATTTGTTGATCCAAAAGAAAATTAAAGAAGTGCTGCGCGAAGCAGGGCTGCACGAGCAAGTTGCTCGCTGCCAGGCGGTAGAGGGTATTGGGTTTCTCACGGCCACTGCCTTGGTAATGGCTTTTATGCGGGGCGAGTTCAAGAGCAGTGATTCGTACATTGCATTCCTGGGAATGGATCTACGAGTGATTGATTCTGGGCAGAAGAATGGACGTCGTCGCCTTACCAAGCGAGGCTGCTCAGAAATCCGTCGCCTGCTGCATAACGCGGCGATGTCAGCCAGCCGGACGGCCACTTGGAAAGGGCTCTACGAACAGCATCGCAATGCGGGTAAAGCAACAACCCAGGCGTTGGTAATCCTGGCCAGGAAGCTTGCACGAGTGGCATTCGCCCTGATGAAGAATCAGGACGAATATGTCACCAAGGGTGGGAAAGCGCCTTGCTGA